From Dioscorea cayenensis subsp. rotundata cultivar TDr96_F1 unplaced genomic scaffold, TDr96_F1_v2_PseudoChromosome.rev07_lg8_w22 25.fasta BLBR01000545.1, whole genome shotgun sequence:
AATAAGTTGGAACACATATTGTTAATGTTTGATTATttacttaataataaaaattaaatcacatgtattaaaatattttaaaatgaaatttaaattataaaaccaaaaaaactgtGTACACACGTGAGTTGAgatttgaaattatatttttaataatctaTATATCAGATATGGCGTCATGTTATtagtcaaaatataaaatttacagaaaaaaaaaataaaacttgagaGATAGAGATCTGAGTTGTGAACAAACAACACTGTGTTGAAGGATGcagataaataaaaacatattataaaaatatttaaaagcaaaaattcaaatgtatatatatgtgtgtgtgtttctgtgtgtgtatgtatgaaatattattttatggattttatgaaataattaatttgatgagAGAGTGATAAATTGATCAAGTCCAATATATTTTAGATGGAAGGATTGGAGCCGGAATTATATGAATATTGGAGCAGCATAAAGTGCCCTAGCAATGATGGAAGTTTGTATTGGAAGAAAGCATGGAAGACATATGGTACTTGCACTGGCATGTATCAACCAACCTACTTTGAAACAGCACTTGACTTAAGAGCCCAAGTTGACTTGCTTACTGCCTTAGCAAATAAAGGTTAgtattgtctttttctttttttaatataaaatgaataaactatctatataatatatattgaaaaagataaatattcgTATTGTTTTAGAGTTTTTCTTTAGTATTAATCTAAGGAAATATATATAACCCCTTATAAATCATtcttatttattgatatatctATCagatcaaaaacaataatctatCATTtaggaaaaatcaatttatgTTTTCTAAAAATTCTTGaactaatttttcattaattaaattatatagtaaataatttttatgagggTTTGTTAGcaattaacaaattttttttttatttcctcgTTCATTTAtccattatattataataatcaaaacaagagaataattaaaaaataaaaattaacaacagaTTTCCCAAACTAAACATCATATCACAAACCTTTACTATTTtagacccaaaaaaaaaagggaaaaattaaTCAACTTGCATATAAATGAATGATTATATGATTTCTAGGAATAACACCATCAGAGACAAGGAAGTACTCAATGGAAAGCATAGAGAAagccattgaagaagcaacaaaaAGCAACACTGGTGATTAGGTGCAACAAAGGAGGACAACTTATGAGATCTATGTTTGTTTTGATAAGCATGGTGGTTCTGCCATTGAATGTCCTTTGCGGCCTTACTTCTCATGTCCCAATGAAATTATCATACCTCCTTTTACTGATAATATGCTTAAGATTGATGCATATCCAAGCATCAATGCTACACCTTCTGTGTCCGTTCAGTGAGATCttgttttcaagaaaaatgagtTTCTTCTTAATAGCAATAAGATATGTGTTATCATGTTtccacttgttctatttc
This genomic window contains:
- the LOC120254631 gene encoding intracellular ribonuclease LX-like, which encodes MAFSCVTALTLFMGMMLFASSLLVSAANVDFLYLVLMWPRAYCSQSVCCRPTTGMPAEDFFIRGLWTYNEAGKPVTRCTREPYNSTEMEGLEPELYEYWSSIKCPSNDGSLYWKKAWKTYGTCTGMYQPTYFETALDLRAQVDLLTALANKGITPSETRKYSMESIEKAIEEATKSNTGD